One part of the Olleya sp. YS genome encodes these proteins:
- a CDS encoding glyoxalase: protein MEIIGKSIRPFIGSKNFNISRNFYSDLGFNEIITSENMSYFHIQKFGFYLQDAYVKDWVDNSMIFYEVENLETSLERIKNLNLTEKYDNVKLSEIVYNEWGNEFFLHDPSGILWHIGKFKTKK from the coding sequence ATGGAAATAATTGGAAAATCTATCAGACCATTTATTGGATCTAAAAACTTCAATATTTCTCGAAATTTTTATTCGGATTTGGGATTTAATGAAATAATTACTTCCGAAAACATGTCTTATTTTCATATTCAAAAGTTCGGATTCTATTTACAAGATGCTTATGTCAAAGATTGGGTTGATAACTCAATGATTTTCTACGAAGTGGAAAATTTAGAAACGTCATTGGAAAGAATAAAGAATTTGAATTTAACCGAAAAATATGATAATGTAAAATTATCTGAAATAGTCTATAACGAATGGGGAAATGAATTTTTTCTTCATGATCCATCTGGAATTTTATGGCATATTGGAAAATTTAAAACGAAGAAGTGA
- a CDS encoding DUF349 domain-containing protein, with amino-acid sequence MSEQDNLQQADGTEEKNESVQPETPQEDVATPEQSDDQDDVLNEIDDSNAEDAEDEGNAERHNIEEVDYESLNLEQLVIQLERLVKNEKVQAIKKPVEAIKAEFDKQFQELLDEKKEEFLSNGGNEIDFRYHTPLQRSFKDTYKDYRQRLTAHYKTIEQNHKQNLTKRLDIIDQIKALTVDAEDSMNTKYKKFKELQDQWKTAGPIPRDKYNNAWNSYHFNVERFYDLLHLDRDLRDKDFAHNLELKTKIIEQAEALANEDNTNRAFRELQNLHKIWKEELGPVAREHREPIWDRFKEATKKINAKRQDYFKNLDTLYEQNLINKQAIITLIDEKTNENITSHSGWQNKIKEIEALREEFFKAGKVPIKVNEATWAKFKEAVRRFNRKKNEFYKNLKKDQYVNLEKKLELVKIAEANKDSEDFEATTALMKKIQSDWKRIGHVPRKDSDKIWKQFKGACNHYFDRIKAQRHAASAEEDAAYTQKEALIKDVKALQLTGEKATDLKTIKEHINTWKTIGRVPRNKRQIESDFNTALDDVFKALDLNKTEAELIKFENKLDQLSSGNDTKALDNERFYIQKKVDEIKGEINQLENNLQFFSNVKSDNPLVKDVHKNITKHKDDLKLWTTKLKKIKGLYS; translated from the coding sequence ATGTCAGAGCAAGATAACCTGCAACAAGCAGATGGAACGGAAGAAAAAAACGAAAGCGTACAACCAGAGACACCTCAAGAAGACGTTGCTACACCAGAACAAAGCGACGATCAAGATGATGTGTTAAATGAAATTGACGATTCTAATGCAGAAGATGCAGAAGATGAAGGAAATGCAGAACGACATAACATCGAAGAAGTTGATTACGAATCGTTAAACCTAGAACAACTAGTAATTCAACTAGAACGTTTGGTTAAAAACGAAAAAGTACAAGCCATAAAAAAACCGGTTGAAGCTATAAAAGCAGAGTTTGACAAACAATTTCAGGAGCTTTTAGACGAGAAAAAAGAAGAGTTTTTAAGCAATGGTGGTAACGAGATTGACTTTAGATACCACACACCTTTACAACGCAGTTTTAAAGACACTTATAAAGATTATAGACAACGTCTGACTGCACACTACAAAACTATCGAGCAAAACCACAAGCAAAACTTAACTAAACGATTAGACATTATCGATCAAATAAAAGCATTAACAGTAGATGCTGAAGACTCGATGAATACCAAATACAAAAAATTTAAAGAGCTGCAAGACCAATGGAAAACAGCTGGTCCAATACCAAGAGACAAGTATAACAATGCTTGGAATAGCTACCATTTTAATGTCGAGCGTTTTTACGATTTATTACACCTAGACAGAGATTTACGTGACAAAGATTTTGCACATAATTTAGAGTTAAAAACAAAAATTATAGAGCAAGCAGAAGCGTTAGCCAATGAAGACAATACCAACAGAGCGTTTAGAGAACTTCAAAATTTACATAAAATCTGGAAGGAAGAGCTTGGTCCTGTAGCAAGAGAACATAGAGAACCTATTTGGGATCGCTTTAAAGAAGCTACTAAAAAGATTAATGCTAAGCGTCAAGACTATTTTAAAAACCTAGATACGTTATACGAGCAAAACCTTATTAATAAGCAAGCTATAATTACACTTATTGATGAAAAAACTAACGAAAACATTACCAGTCATAGTGGTTGGCAAAACAAAATAAAAGAGATTGAAGCCCTTCGTGAAGAGTTTTTTAAAGCAGGTAAAGTACCTATTAAAGTTAATGAAGCTACTTGGGCTAAATTTAAAGAAGCTGTTAGACGTTTTAACCGTAAGAAAAACGAGTTTTATAAAAACCTTAAAAAAGACCAATACGTAAACTTAGAAAAAAAGTTAGAACTGGTAAAAATAGCAGAAGCCAATAAGGATAGTGAAGATTTTGAGGCTACCACTGCGTTAATGAAAAAAATACAAAGCGACTGGAAGCGTATTGGACACGTTCCAAGAAAAGACAGCGATAAAATCTGGAAACAGTTTAAAGGCGCTTGTAACCACTATTTTGACCGTATAAAAGCACAACGTCATGCAGCCAGTGCAGAAGAAGATGCTGCATATACCCAAAAAGAAGCGTTGATAAAAGACGTTAAAGCATTACAACTAACAGGCGAAAAAGCTACAGATTTAAAAACCATAAAAGAACACATTAATACCTGGAAAACCATTGGTCGCGTGCCACGTAATAAACGCCAAATAGAAAGCGATTTTAATACTGCATTAGACGATGTGTTTAAAGCGTTGGATTTAAATAAAACGGAAGCCGAGTTAATCAAGTTTGAAAATAAATTAGACCAATTAAGTTCTGGTAATGACACCAAAGCGTTGGATAACGAGCGTTTTTATATCCAGAAAAAAGTAGATGAGATTAAAGGCGAAATCAACCAACTAGAAAACAATTTACAGTTTTTCTCTAATGTCAAGTCAGACAACCCATTAGTTAAAGATGTCCATAAAAATATTACAAAGCATAAAGACGACTTAAAATTATGGACTACAAAATTGAAAAAAATTAAAGGGCTTTACTCTTAA
- the aroE gene encoding shikimate dehydrogenase (AroE; catalyzes the conversion of shikimate to 3-dehydroshikimate): MDKKPENHMRNFGLIGKDISYSFSQNYFTLKFKDEDITDATYQNFDIQSIEDFKQQVLTTNNLAGLNVTIPYKESIIPFLDRLDKKAKKIGAVNTIKFTKKGNLKGYNTDIYGFKKSIKPHLKKHHKLALILGTGGASKAIAFVLKELNITYHFVSREASNNTKYTYDSLTHEDISQHQIIINCSPVGTFPNVDEAPNIPYQGITAKYILFDLIYNPSETLFLKHGKSKGAVTINGYNMLVFQAEKSWQIWNK; this comes from the coding sequence ATGGACAAAAAACCAGAAAATCACATGCGTAATTTTGGATTAATAGGAAAAGACATCTCCTACTCATTTTCCCAAAACTATTTTACTTTAAAGTTTAAGGACGAAGATATAACAGATGCAACCTACCAAAATTTTGATATTCAATCTATTGAAGACTTTAAACAGCAAGTCCTAACAACCAATAATCTAGCTGGTCTTAATGTGACTATTCCTTATAAAGAAAGTATCATTCCTTTTTTAGATCGTTTAGATAAAAAAGCTAAAAAAATTGGTGCTGTAAATACGATTAAATTTACCAAAAAAGGGAATTTAAAAGGCTACAATACAGATATATATGGGTTTAAAAAATCCATTAAACCACATCTTAAAAAACACCACAAACTAGCCTTAATTTTAGGCACAGGTGGTGCAAGTAAAGCAATTGCTTTTGTATTAAAAGAACTTAATATTACTTATCATTTTGTATCTAGAGAAGCCTCTAATAATACTAAATATACCTACGATTCGCTTACCCATGAGGATATTAGTCAACATCAAATTATCATTAACTGTTCACCAGTTGGTACGTTTCCTAATGTAGACGAAGCGCCAAACATTCCGTATCAAGGTATTACTGCTAAATATATTTTATTCGATTTAATATATAATCCCTCAGAAACCCTTTTTTTAAAACACGGAAAATCTAAAGGAGCAGTCACAATTAATGGATACAATATGTTAGTATTTCAAGCAGAAAAATCTTGGCAAATCTGGAATAAATAG
- a CDS encoding DUF368 domain-containing protein — MENTRTFKDKLFLILKGLGMGAANKVPGVSGGVVAFVAGFYEEFIQSLQKVNGKAFKLLLNGKFRLFYHYINGRFLGLLFFGMIVSYFSVSKILDYLITHYQLYVWSVFFGMIIGSIYYISKDFKDWKTTTYIALAVGACLGLSISFLDPATENDNLFFVFFCGIISVSGMTLPGFSGSFILILLGNYVLLLVDSVNALFDTFSEIFTGDFSFVSNIERIRMLKVLAVFTLGSVVGLVTFSHVLNYILKHYKSVTLASIIGFIVGSLGVVWPFKHTIYKVQTEGHFLLDSRGQKIVENYERYWPELNTQTYLAIFYIVVGIAIVLALELYGQKTRKSHA; from the coding sequence ATGGAAAACACGCGTACATTTAAAGACAAACTATTCTTGATTTTAAAAGGATTAGGAATGGGAGCTGCCAATAAAGTTCCTGGTGTGTCTGGTGGTGTAGTTGCGTTTGTTGCAGGGTTTTATGAAGAGTTTATACAGTCTTTACAAAAAGTAAATGGTAAAGCGTTTAAGCTATTATTAAACGGAAAGTTTAGATTGTTTTACCATTATATAAATGGTCGCTTTTTAGGCTTGTTGTTTTTTGGAATGATTGTTAGCTACTTTAGTGTTTCAAAAATATTAGATTACCTAATTACTCACTATCAGTTATACGTTTGGAGTGTCTTTTTTGGGATGATTATAGGCTCTATTTACTACATTAGTAAAGATTTTAAAGACTGGAAAACTACAACCTATATTGCATTAGCAGTAGGTGCATGTTTAGGATTAAGCATTAGTTTTTTAGATCCAGCTACAGAAAATGACAACTTGTTCTTTGTATTTTTCTGCGGAATAATTAGTGTATCAGGTATGACATTACCAGGATTTTCAGGGTCATTTATTTTAATTTTATTAGGTAATTATGTGTTGCTTTTAGTAGATTCTGTAAATGCCTTATTTGATACGTTTTCTGAGATATTTACTGGCGATTTTAGCTTTGTATCAAACATAGAACGTATTAGAATGCTTAAAGTGTTAGCAGTTTTTACATTAGGCTCTGTGGTTGGATTAGTTACTTTTTCCCATGTCTTAAATTACATTTTAAAACATTATAAAAGTGTCACATTGGCTTCTATTATTGGGTTTATAGTTGGCTCTTTAGGTGTAGTTTGGCCTTTTAAGCATACCATTTATAAAGTACAAACAGAAGGACATTTTCTATTAGACTCCAGAGGTCAAAAAATAGTGGAAAATTACGAGCGTTATTGGCCAGAACTAAACACTCAAACTTACTTAGCTATATTTTATATTGTGGTAGGTATCGCAATCGTATTAGCATTAGAACTCTATGGACAAAAAACCAGAAAATCACATGCGTAA
- a CDS encoding DUF368 domain-containing protein, translating into MQRRFKDYLVVSLKGMAMGAADAVPGVSGGTIAFISGIYEELIATISGINLSLLKTLKSKGFSAFWKQLNGNFLLALLTGIIISFVSFMRLAKYLIEEHPVLIWSFFFGLIIASIFFVGKQITKWSISTVLALILGAAAAFYITSLPSLASNTNSYFLFIAGAIAICAMILPGISGSFILVILGAYKTLSNAFHDFDFKKIALFASGAIVGLLSFSHLLKWLFKNYHNTTLAILTGFILGSLNKVWPYKKTISVMEDSSGIVMDFAGLSKFETLSVYQKSIADFDSYKTVIEKSVSPSTYSQINANTDTQLLFAIGLMIAGFLTIFILEKVGNKAQ; encoded by the coding sequence ATGCAACGACGATTTAAAGACTATCTTGTAGTAAGCTTAAAAGGTATGGCTATGGGAGCAGCAGATGCAGTTCCTGGTGTTTCTGGTGGTACTATTGCTTTTATTTCTGGGATATATGAAGAATTAATTGCTACAATAAGTGGCATCAATCTTTCCTTACTAAAAACTTTAAAATCAAAAGGCTTTTCAGCGTTTTGGAAACAATTAAACGGTAATTTTCTGTTAGCATTACTTACAGGAATCATTATTAGTTTTGTGTCGTTTATGCGACTGGCAAAATATTTAATCGAAGAACATCCAGTATTAATTTGGTCATTCTTTTTTGGATTAATTATAGCCAGTATTTTTTTTGTTGGTAAGCAAATTACCAAATGGTCAATCAGTACCGTTCTAGCACTAATTTTAGGAGCTGCTGCTGCATTTTACATTACTAGCCTCCCATCTTTAGCTAGTAATACCAACAGTTACTTTTTATTTATTGCAGGAGCAATCGCAATTTGTGCTATGATATTACCAGGTATTTCTGGTAGTTTTATTCTGGTTATTTTAGGTGCTTACAAAACATTAAGTAATGCGTTTCATGATTTTGACTTCAAAAAAATAGCCTTATTTGCTTCTGGTGCAATTGTTGGACTGTTAAGCTTTAGCCACCTTTTAAAATGGTTGTTTAAAAATTATCACAATACCACATTAGCCATTTTAACAGGCTTTATTTTAGGCTCTTTAAACAAGGTTTGGCCTTACAAAAAAACTATTTCTGTTATGGAGGATAGTTCTGGAATAGTCATGGACTTTGCTGGACTATCTAAATTTGAAACTTTAAGCGTATACCAAAAAAGTATTGCTGATTTTGACAGTTACAAAACCGTCATTGAAAAAAGTGTTTCACCGTCCACCTACTCGCAAATTAATGCCAATACAGATACGCAATTATTGTTCGCAATTGGGTTAATGATTGCTGGATTTTTAACTATTTTTATTCTCGAAAAAGTAGGTAATAAAGCCCAATAA
- a CDS encoding tetratricopeptide repeat protein, translating into MEFSQEEPNNVSLTKFESMLKTNNVLFFDSGEFENIIHHYLNQGKVSLAKKAIKLGLEQHPTSTNLKLFKVEIFVFENKLKEANQMLDALHVLEPSNEEIYIQKANILSKEDKHEDAINVLKTALDLSEETSELHSLIGMEYLFLDNFEEAKQSFMRCLDEDSEDYSSLYNVIYCFDFLNENDEAIHFLNTYLNKHPYSEVAWHQLGKQYFTLKEYTKALSAFDFAIISDDRFVGAYLEKGKVLEKLKRYNEAIENYLLTMELDDPTSFAFLRLGCCYEKLGQTDLAKQYYYKTVKEDPLLDKGWIAITKFYNKQQNYQKALYYINKAINIDADNVIYWKLYAQINHRLNFLEEAERGYKRALELGNYELNSWLQRGDILVQLGEPEAASYNLIQAAEFYPENAEIEFRLAGIYYSLLETEKGSYHLKNAFTFNAEFLFVVEELFPKVYQSTTFQNALKKLQ; encoded by the coding sequence ATGGAGTTTAGTCAAGAAGAACCAAATAATGTATCGTTAACAAAATTCGAATCGATGTTAAAAACAAACAATGTGTTGTTTTTCGATTCGGGAGAATTTGAAAATATAATTCACCATTATCTTAATCAAGGTAAAGTGTCTCTAGCAAAAAAAGCGATTAAATTAGGTTTAGAACAACATCCAACATCTACAAATCTTAAATTATTTAAAGTCGAAATTTTTGTTTTTGAAAACAAACTTAAAGAAGCCAACCAAATGTTGGATGCTTTACATGTTTTGGAACCTTCAAATGAAGAAATTTATATTCAAAAAGCAAACATTTTATCTAAAGAAGACAAGCATGAAGATGCCATCAACGTACTTAAAACTGCTTTAGATTTATCTGAAGAAACTTCAGAACTACATTCTTTAATAGGAATGGAATACCTGTTTTTAGATAATTTTGAAGAAGCAAAACAAAGTTTTATGCGTTGTTTAGATGAAGATTCTGAAGATTATTCGTCATTATATAATGTTATTTATTGTTTTGATTTTTTAAATGAAAATGACGAAGCTATTCATTTTTTAAACACCTATTTAAATAAGCATCCTTATTCTGAAGTAGCCTGGCACCAACTAGGTAAGCAATATTTCACTTTAAAAGAGTATACTAAAGCGTTAAGTGCTTTTGATTTTGCAATAATCTCTGATGATAGATTTGTAGGTGCATATCTAGAAAAAGGAAAAGTTCTAGAAAAATTAAAGCGTTATAATGAAGCAATAGAAAACTATTTGTTGACTATGGAGCTTGACGATCCAACGTCCTTTGCATTTTTACGTTTAGGTTGTTGTTATGAAAAACTTGGACAAACAGATTTAGCAAAACAATACTATTATAAAACAGTTAAAGAAGATCCATTATTAGATAAAGGTTGGATTGCTATAACTAAGTTTTACAACAAACAGCAAAATTACCAGAAGGCATTATATTATATTAACAAGGCGATTAATATTGATGCCGATAACGTTATTTACTGGAAATTGTATGCACAAATCAATCACAGATTAAACTTTCTTGAAGAAGCAGAGCGTGGTTACAAACGTGCTTTAGAATTAGGTAATTACGAACTAAACTCGTGGTTACAAAGAGGTGATATTTTAGTACAATTAGGAGAGCCTGAAGCTGCTAGTTACAATTTAATTCAAGCAGCAGAATTTTATCCTGAAAATGCCGAAATAGAATTTAGACTTGCAGGTATTTACTATAGCCTATTAGAAACCGAAAAAGGGAGCTATCATTTAAAAAATGCTTTTACATTTAATGCAGAATTTTTATTTGTAGTAGAAGAATTATTTCCAAAAGTGTACCAATCTACCACGTTTCAAAACGCATTAAAAAAGTTACAATAA
- a CDS encoding aspartate aminotransferase family protein, with protein MKEAFLKYQAQTTPHPLALEVSHAKGSYIYDTKNKAYLDFVAGVSACTLGHSHPKIIEAIKTQADKYLHVMVYGEYVQQPAVDLCHLLAKQLPKPLEKTYLVNSGTEAIEGALKLARRVTGRSQIIAAHNAYHGNTLGSLSLMDFEERKAPFRPLLPDVSYITFNYEPHFKHISTKTAAVIVETIQGGAGFIEPKNKYLAKLKDKCQEVGALLILDEIQPGMGRTGKLFGFEHYNVIPDILVTGKGLGGGLPIGAFTASKAHMDLLQDSPKLGHITTFGGNPVIAASALATLQEVTETDVMSQTLEKEQLIRQHLKHPLISEIRGRGLMLAAITTSAEVTNQVVLEAQNQGLILFWLLFEPKAIRITPPLTITNEELIKGCGIIIEILNKISDHN; from the coding sequence ATGAAGGAAGCCTTTCTTAAATATCAAGCACAAACCACACCACATCCATTAGCTTTAGAAGTTTCTCATGCCAAAGGGAGTTATATTTATGACACAAAAAACAAAGCTTACTTAGACTTTGTTGCTGGTGTGTCTGCTTGCACTTTAGGACATAGTCACCCAAAAATTATTGAAGCTATAAAAACACAAGCAGATAAATATTTGCACGTTATGGTTTATGGCGAATATGTACAACAACCAGCTGTAGACTTATGTCACCTGTTAGCAAAACAGCTTCCAAAACCACTAGAAAAAACATACTTAGTTAATTCTGGTACCGAAGCTATTGAAGGTGCATTAAAACTAGCACGTCGTGTAACAGGTCGTAGTCAGATAATTGCTGCGCATAATGCTTATCATGGTAATACGTTAGGTTCTCTTAGCTTGATGGATTTTGAAGAACGTAAAGCACCATTTAGACCATTATTACCAGATGTAAGTTATATTACATTTAATTATGAGCCACATTTTAAACATATCTCTACTAAAACCGCAGCTGTAATTGTTGAAACCATTCAAGGTGGTGCAGGATTTATAGAGCCTAAAAATAAGTATTTAGCCAAGCTAAAAGATAAATGTCAAGAGGTTGGAGCCCTACTAATTTTAGACGAAATTCAACCAGGAATGGGACGTACAGGTAAATTGTTTGGTTTTGAGCATTACAATGTAATTCCAGATATATTAGTGACAGGAAAAGGACTTGGTGGTGGCCTACCCATAGGCGCATTTACAGCGTCCAAAGCACATATGGATTTACTACAAGACAGTCCAAAACTAGGACACATAACTACTTTTGGCGGAAATCCTGTAATTGCAGCTTCGGCTTTAGCAACATTACAAGAAGTGACAGAAACAGACGTAATGTCACAAACATTAGAAAAAGAACAACTTATTAGACAACATTTAAAACATCCTTTAATCTCAGAAATTAGAGGACGTGGTCTAATGTTAGCTGCCATAACTACATCTGCAGAAGTCACTAATCAAGTGGTTTTAGAAGCGCAAAATCAAGGATTAATTTTGTTTTGGTTACTCTTTGAACCTAAAGCCATTAGGATAACTCCACCTTTAACCATCACAAATGAGGAATTAATTAAAGGTTGTGGCATTATTATTGAAATATTAAATAAAATAAGCGACCACAATTAA
- a CDS encoding OstA-like protein, translating to MQIGLAQQKTIEIKDSGAFGDIDEENFPGASILTRSDQGQVHIYHDGIDMFCDKAIFYGKEDFVEAYGNVNMKQGDTINLTSEYVEYSGKTQLAFASGDVVLTDPQSTITTDTLYFNRAKQESYYKSGGKVVRDSSGTITSRIGRYYMTNKKYRFVDSVKLVNPDYVLKTKTLDYYSDTGHAYMYGPSTIVGDSSKIYSERGFYDTTNDTGYFVRKSRIDYDNRVVEGDSMYFDRNRNFASATNNITVTDTINKSIVKGHYAEVYRAKDSVYITKRALAITTQENDSIYIHADTLMVTGKPEHRITRAYYNAKIFKSDLSGKSDSIHADHKSGLTQLINLRRFNKGDAFSAARKPILWNEDNQMTGDTIHLKSNPETEKLDSLIVFYNAFLISKDTLSTDGYNQISGKRLIGLFDEDNNIKQVDILKNAESINYSRNENQELIGIEKSKSADIIIYFENKEVIELRKLQQFEGKLYTEEDLPANARKLRGFDWRDDERPRSVDDLFKDDPPLELPIIRGLEPYNPGEEFFGEALIGRVNKADKEAKDKQLNKKDEKPKASRTIPKKFLKPKLTPTKQDLVIDKKPKTEEAND from the coding sequence ATGCAGATAGGTCTAGCACAACAAAAAACCATAGAAATCAAAGACTCTGGTGCGTTTGGAGATATAGATGAAGAGAACTTTCCTGGAGCCAGTATACTAACTAGAAGTGATCAAGGTCAAGTCCACATCTATCATGATGGGATTGATATGTTTTGCGATAAAGCCATTTTTTATGGTAAAGAAGATTTTGTTGAAGCTTACGGAAATGTCAACATGAAACAAGGTGATACCATTAACCTGACCTCAGAATATGTTGAGTATTCTGGTAAAACGCAACTCGCGTTTGCAAGTGGAGACGTCGTATTAACAGATCCACAGTCTACAATCACCACAGACACCTTATATTTTAACAGAGCCAAGCAAGAGTCCTATTATAAATCTGGCGGTAAAGTGGTCAGAGACTCTTCAGGAACTATCACAAGTCGCATTGGTCGCTATTACATGACTAATAAAAAGTATCGCTTTGTAGATAGTGTAAAATTGGTAAATCCAGATTACGTATTAAAAACTAAAACCTTAGATTATTACTCAGATACTGGTCATGCATACATGTATGGACCATCAACCATTGTTGGAGATAGTAGTAAAATTTATAGCGAACGTGGATTTTATGACACCACAAATGACACAGGTTATTTTGTTAGAAAATCCAGAATAGATTACGATAATCGTGTGGTGGAAGGCGATAGTATGTATTTTGATCGTAATAGAAACTTTGCATCAGCAACCAATAATATAACAGTTACAGACACCATAAATAAAAGTATTGTAAAAGGGCATTATGCCGAAGTATATCGTGCAAAAGACTCCGTTTATATTACCAAACGTGCATTAGCCATTACTACTCAAGAAAATGATAGCATCTATATACATGCAGATACTTTGATGGTTACCGGAAAACCAGAACATCGTATTACAAGAGCATATTATAATGCCAAAATTTTTAAATCGGATCTTAGTGGTAAATCAGATTCAATACATGCAGACCATAAATCTGGACTCACACAATTGATTAATTTAAGACGATTTAATAAAGGGGATGCCTTTTCTGCTGCAAGAAAACCTATACTTTGGAATGAGGACAATCAAATGACAGGAGACACGATTCATCTAAAATCTAATCCTGAAACTGAAAAATTAGATTCGCTCATCGTATTTTACAATGCGTTTCTTATAAGCAAAGACACCTTATCTACAGATGGTTATAATCAAATTTCAGGAAAGCGACTTATTGGTTTGTTTGATGAAGACAATAACATCAAACAAGTAGATATTCTTAAAAATGCCGAATCTATTAACTACAGTAGAAACGAAAACCAAGAACTAATTGGTATTGAAAAATCAAAATCAGCAGATATTATAATATATTTTGAAAACAAAGAAGTTATAGAATTACGTAAACTTCAACAATTTGAAGGTAAACTATACACCGAAGAAGATTTGCCTGCAAATGCTAGAAAACTTAGAGGATTTGATTGGAGAGATGATGAGCGACCACGATCTGTTGACGATTTGTTTAAAGACGATCCACCTTTGGAACTTCCCATTATTAGAGGATTAGAACCCTATAATCCGGGTGAAGAATTTTTTGGTGAAGCGTTGATTGGACGTGTCAATAAAGCAGATAAAGAAGCCAAAGACAAACAACTTAACAAAAAGGATGAAAAACCAAAAGCATCTAGGACGATTCCAAAAAAATTCCTGAAACCTAAGTTAACACCTACTAAGCAGGACTTAGTTATAGATAAAAAGCCAAAAACTGAAGAAGCAAACGATTGA
- a CDS encoding adenylosuccinate synthase, with translation MAVDLLLGLQWGDEGKGKIVDVLTSKYNIIARFQGGPNAGHTLVFNGKKHVLHTIPSGIFHDEATNLVGNGVVIDPVIFKKELDKLEEQDVDYRKSLLISRKAHIILPTHRLLDAASEASKGKAKIGSTLKGIGPTYMDKTGRNGLRVGDLELDTWKDKYRALADKHESMIDFYNVDIQYDLKELETEFFAAVKVLKSLKFIDSEEYIYQAQKSGQSILAEGAQGSLLDIDFGTYPFVTSSNTTAAGACTGLGVAPNQIGDVFGIFKAYTTRVGSGPFPTELFDEVGETMGRVGHEFGATTGRARRCGWLDLVALKYACQVNGVTQLMMMKADVLSGFKTLKVATAYKYKGDTITHLPYNIEPQNVEPIYTDFKGWKEDLTQMSDQSTLPKELNDYIDFLEKELEIPITIVSVGPDRKQTIFR, from the coding sequence ATGGCAGTAGATTTACTACTTGGTTTACAATGGGGAGATGAAGGCAAAGGAAAAATTGTCGACGTTTTAACTTCAAAATATAATATTATCGCACGTTTTCAAGGTGGTCCTAACGCAGGACACACATTGGTATTTAATGGTAAAAAACACGTGCTACACACTATTCCTTCAGGAATATTTCATGATGAAGCCACTAATTTAGTAGGAAACGGAGTGGTTATAGATCCTGTAATTTTTAAAAAAGAATTAGATAAGCTTGAAGAGCAAGATGTAGATTATAGAAAATCGCTTCTTATTTCGCGTAAAGCACATATTATTTTACCAACGCATCGGTTATTAGATGCTGCAAGTGAAGCGTCAAAAGGAAAAGCAAAAATTGGATCTACTTTAAAAGGAATTGGGCCAACCTACATGGACAAAACAGGTCGTAACGGTTTACGTGTTGGCGACTTAGAATTAGACACATGGAAAGACAAATATCGTGCGTTAGCAGATAAGCATGAGTCTATGATTGACTTTTATAACGTTGATATCCAATACGACTTAAAAGAATTAGAAACAGAGTTTTTTGCAGCAGTAAAAGTCTTAAAATCTTTAAAATTTATAGATTCTGAAGAATATATCTACCAAGCTCAAAAATCTGGACAATCCATATTGGCAGAAGGTGCTCAAGGCTCGTTATTAGACATCGACTTCGGGACGTATCCTTTTGTAACCTCAAGTAATACTACAGCAGCAGGAGCTTGTACTGGTTTAGGTGTTGCACCTAACCAAATTGGTGACGTGTTTGGTATTTTTAAAGCCTACACTACACGTGTTGGTTCTGGACCTTTTCCAACAGAGTTGTTTGACGAGGTTGGAGAAACCATGGGACGAGTTGGTCACGAGTTTGGTGCCACCACAGGTCGTGCAAGACGTTGTGGCTGGTTAGATTTAGTCGCTTTAAAATATGCGTGCCAAGTCAATGGTGTGACCCAATTAATGATGATGAAAGCAGATGTACTATCAGGTTTTAAAACCTTAAAAGTTGCTACTGCGTACAAATATAAAGGAGATACTATTACCCATTTACCTTACAATATTGAACCACAAAATGTTGAACCAATTTATACAGATTTTAAAGGTTGGAAGGAAGACCTGACACAAATGTCTGATCAATCGACACTACCTAAAGAGTTAAATGACTATATAGATTTTCTAGAAAAAGAATTGGAAATTCCTATTACTATCGTGTCTGTTGGACCAGATAGAAAGCAGACTATTTTTAGGTAA